A single genomic interval of Flavobacteriales bacterium harbors:
- a CDS encoding AAA family ATPase, with translation MTSYSDAADLPELDPTNTEFNQALDFVRHTNRLVYLTGKAGTGKTTFLKHLKATSKKNVVILAPTGVAAINAGGETIHSFFQIRPSLYVPNDPRLREKPREGDTDQSTIYDHFRYRSEKQEILRGLDLLVIDEVSMVRCDLLDVVDRLLRVFRGRRDIPFGGVQTVLIGDAFQLPPVAKQEDWNVLGQFYSSPFFFSSEVLKAHKPIYIELKKIYRQKEEDFITLLNRVRVSEVSQPEMIALNARLDPSFEPEPSEGYITLGTHNAQVDAINEAKLVAIETPLFEFKADIQGDFPERSYPTDSTLRLKVGAQVMFLRNNKDAGVYNGSIGRITELDDNRVVVVMPDEKVLVAQKYVWRNIRYTWDKEAHRVREEELGTFTQYPLRLAWAITVHKSQGLTFEKVIADIGSAFASGQVYVALSRCTSFNGLVLKSRIDRSAIKTDRDVIQFAEQETPATLIVEELNSGRADSFYRSARDAFRSGRLAEAYEHLLTALKYRNDVSTDLFKRYFQVHTKRLTSWSVRYHNVDIRLQESLAQALVLTDSLNEQLDANEELNQEIEELTSLNTDLKARLAKTEALLWASEGREQEQQSLLGILRSKVKRLDDNLTSTQVQVTVHEKDGREKSRKIAEQEQEIQRLRSLSWWDKLRGAR, from the coding sequence ATGACCTCTTATTCTGATGCAGCAGACCTGCCCGAACTCGACCCGACGAACACAGAGTTCAACCAGGCGCTTGACTTCGTCAGGCATACCAATCGACTTGTCTATCTAACTGGTAAGGCCGGCACAGGTAAGACAACCTTCCTGAAGCATCTCAAAGCCACATCGAAGAAGAATGTTGTGATACTCGCCCCAACGGGCGTTGCTGCAATCAACGCAGGAGGAGAGACTATTCACTCGTTCTTTCAGATCCGTCCGAGCCTGTACGTGCCTAACGACCCACGCCTACGAGAAAAGCCTCGAGAAGGCGACACGGATCAGTCTACCATCTACGACCACTTTCGGTATCGCAGCGAGAAGCAAGAGATCCTACGTGGATTGGATCTGTTGGTCATTGATGAGGTTTCGATGGTCCGTTGTGACTTACTGGATGTTGTCGATCGGCTCCTGCGAGTATTCCGGGGCAGGCGGGATATACCCTTCGGTGGAGTACAAACGGTGTTGATCGGGGATGCGTTCCAATTGCCGCCAGTGGCGAAGCAAGAGGATTGGAATGTCCTCGGACAGTTCTATTCCAGCCCCTTCTTCTTTAGCTCCGAGGTGCTTAAGGCACACAAGCCCATCTATATCGAGTTGAAGAAGATCTATCGGCAGAAGGAGGAGGATTTCATTACGCTACTCAACCGAGTGCGCGTGAGCGAGGTCAGCCAACCTGAAATGATTGCTCTCAACGCCCGCTTAGATCCATCGTTTGAGCCCGAGCCTAGCGAGGGTTATATCACCTTAGGAACACATAACGCCCAAGTTGATGCGATCAATGAGGCGAAACTTGTGGCCATTGAAACTCCGCTCTTCGAATTCAAAGCCGATATCCAAGGAGACTTCCCAGAGAGATCCTATCCAACAGACTCGACGCTTCGCCTCAAAGTAGGAGCACAGGTCATGTTCCTGAGGAACAACAAGGATGCAGGCGTCTACAACGGCAGCATTGGCCGCATTACCGAACTTGATGACAATCGTGTGGTGGTCGTCATGCCAGATGAGAAGGTTCTCGTCGCTCAAAAATATGTATGGCGGAACATCAGGTACACATGGGATAAGGAAGCTCATCGTGTAAGGGAAGAGGAGCTTGGAACGTTCACGCAGTATCCGTTGCGCCTTGCTTGGGCCATCACCGTCCACAAGAGCCAAGGGCTCACGTTCGAGAAGGTCATCGCGGATATCGGTTCCGCCTTTGCCTCGGGGCAGGTCTATGTGGCGCTAAGTCGTTGCACCTCGTTCAACGGCTTGGTACTGAAGAGCCGAATTGATCGCTCGGCCATCAAAACGGATCGGGATGTGATCCAGTTCGCAGAACAGGAAACGCCTGCGACGCTCATTGTCGAAGAACTGAACTCTGGCAGAGCAGATAGCTTCTATCGGTCAGCACGTGATGCCTTTAGATCCGGGCGACTCGCGGAGGCTTACGAGCACTTGCTGACTGCCCTGAAGTATCGGAACGATGTAAGTACGGATCTGTTCAAGCGGTACTTCCAAGTGCACACGAAGCGACTCACTTCATGGTCCGTTCGATACCATAACGTCGATATTCGTCTACAGGAGAGCTTGGCTCAAGCGCTCGTGCTTACGGATAGTTTGAACGAACAGCTTGACGCGAATGAGGAACTGAATCAGGAGATTGAAGAGCTGACGAGTCTGAATACTGACCTAAAGGCCAGACTTGCGAAAACCGAGGCTCTGCTCTGGGCGTCTGAGGGGAGAGAGCAGGAACAGCAGTCCCTGCTGGGCATCCTAAGGTCCAAGGTGAAAAGGCTGGACGACAACTTGACCTCAACTCAGGTACAAGTGACCGTTCATGAGAAAGACGGTAGGGAGAAGTCCAGGAAGATCGCCGAGCAGGAACAGGAAATTCAAAGGCTGAGGAGCCTTTCGTGGTGGGACAAGTTGCGAGGAGCGAGATAG
- a CDS encoding DUF2281 domain-containing protein yields the protein MSSADLFVKLNSLPEDLRKQVLDYIEFLLTRRQRPEPPKKKRVAGLMKGQIHMADDFDAPLDDFKEYME from the coding sequence ATGTCCAGCGCAGACCTCTTCGTGAAGCTGAACTCCCTGCCAGAGGATCTGAGGAAGCAGGTGCTCGACTACATCGAGTTCCTGCTAACACGAAGGCAGCGGCCTGAGCCGCCCAAGAAGAAGCGTGTGGCGGGGCTGATGAAAGGCCAGATCCACATGGCGGACGACTTCGATGCGCCGCTGGACGACTTCAAGGAGTACATGGAATGA
- a CDS encoding toxin-antitoxin system YwqK family antitoxin, whose translation MFRALILIVLVLCAIPSAVGRAQANGPATTAINQVDAQGRRTGPWRLLAPQEGRSGYTDGQLIEEGSYLNGKRTGTWVRYWPNGKVMSEITYHLGRPKGPYKTYFPSGKAEEQGNWDLDRNTGAFKRWHPNGELAQEFVFDQYGTRDGQQKYYHENGQLAVSVNIEQGREDGTLKRYYANGDLQQVAEFDGGVINAANSKYIKPVHRDAAVAPEPVGKVAPAVGAEERPNAVTFRENGYNTLYDRQLRLSQVGMFKAGRLYDGKRYRYDANGKLVRIEMYQDGRYAGDGVITDDDLQ comes from the coding sequence ATGTTCCGTGCCCTGATCCTCATTGTCCTGGTCCTCTGCGCGATCCCTTCCGCAGTGGGTCGCGCGCAGGCCAACGGGCCGGCCACGACCGCCATCAATCAGGTCGACGCGCAGGGCCGGCGCACAGGGCCCTGGCGGCTGCTGGCCCCGCAGGAGGGGCGCTCCGGATACACGGACGGCCAGCTGATCGAGGAGGGCAGCTACCTGAACGGCAAGCGCACCGGGACCTGGGTGCGCTACTGGCCCAACGGCAAGGTGATGAGCGAGATCACCTACCACCTGGGCCGGCCAAAGGGCCCCTACAAGACCTATTTCCCCAGCGGCAAGGCCGAGGAGCAGGGCAACTGGGACCTGGACCGCAACACCGGTGCGTTCAAGCGATGGCATCCCAACGGCGAACTGGCCCAGGAGTTCGTCTTCGATCAGTACGGCACACGGGACGGCCAGCAGAAGTACTACCACGAGAACGGACAGCTGGCCGTGTCGGTGAACATCGAGCAGGGCAGGGAGGATGGGACCTTGAAGCGGTACTACGCCAACGGCGACCTGCAGCAGGTGGCCGAGTTCGATGGGGGCGTCATCAATGCCGCCAACAGCAAGTACATCAAGCCGGTGCACCGCGACGCCGCCGTGGCCCCTGAGCCGGTCGGCAAGGTGGCCCCTGCCGTGGGCGCCGAGGAGCGCCCCAACGCGGTGACCTTCCGCGAGAACGGATACAACACATTGTATGACAGGCAGTTGCGCCTGTCCCAAGTGGGCATGTTCAAGGCCGGCCGGCTCTACGACGGCAAGCGGTACCGCTACGATGCGAACGGGAAGCTGGTGCGCATCGAGATGTACCAGGACGGGCGCTATGCCGGCGATGGGGTCATCACCGACGACGACCTGCAATAG
- a CDS encoding DUF2281 domain-containing protein, giving the protein MSTADFFLKVNSLPADLRKELMDFLEFLLQRKKQPTESPRRGGVPGLAKGRIVGADDFDAPLDE; this is encoded by the coding sequence ATGTCCACGGCAGACTTCTTCCTCAAGGTCAATTCCCTGCCTGCTGATCTGCGCAAGGAGTTGATGGACTTCTTGGAGTTCCTGCTTCAACGGAAGAAGCAGCCAACTGAGTCACCCCGGCGCGGCGGTGTACCAGGTTTGGCCAAGGGCCGTATCGTGGGCGCCGACGACTTCGACGCGCCCTTGGACGAATAG
- a CDS encoding T9SS type A sorting domain-containing protein, with protein MSQGMGHFKFLFVPMALGWSTCATAQTVYEKVLADTVGQYSSVVSVVAKGTGGAVLLAEYVNWPDTVDSGFRLFEVDDMGEVIWSHAITFPSLGWPGGHEPYLTTRGRSRALVARNDGSGYTFVGKAPSVQGRGLLVSTDLAGAVTWSATTEVVPNGIAQAANGDVLVYGWDSLQSFSTRVERYDPSGALLWSQLNPVAFGPAWSGAATLNDELLIFHGFGLERRLSQLDASGNPTATITNLPPVTDLAAGPAGDHFLASTSLGNAPYSHFIQRVNAPFNLLPIEVVVQGLPTQERIRSMVVDAGGHFLLTGSRRTPGNDSDRIVMYEVDANYQLVRTLLLDPGELGTHPTWSSAGHCLTVCPDGGVVLGGIADDDDAGNQFATGYYAKIMDTTSLSINASGGTTSLGIAPNPSDGRTSIIVPSDAPWGCSLEVRDAVGRVVHRTASHRGAQVLDLSHLAKGIYPVALITRSGRLLNSGRIVIP; from the coding sequence ATGAGCCAGGGCATGGGCCACTTCAAGTTCCTGTTCGTGCCGATGGCCCTGGGTTGGTCGACCTGTGCCACAGCGCAAACGGTCTACGAGAAGGTGCTGGCGGACACCGTGGGGCAGTACAGTTCTGTGGTGTCCGTGGTGGCGAAAGGGACCGGTGGCGCGGTGCTCCTTGCGGAATACGTGAACTGGCCGGACACAGTGGACTCGGGATTCCGTCTGTTCGAGGTGGACGACATGGGCGAGGTGATCTGGAGCCATGCCATCACATTTCCTTCCCTGGGTTGGCCGGGCGGCCATGAGCCCTACCTGACGACCCGCGGACGGTCGCGCGCCTTGGTGGCACGGAACGATGGGAGCGGATACACCTTCGTGGGCAAGGCTCCGTCCGTGCAAGGGCGCGGGCTGCTGGTGTCCACGGACCTGGCCGGAGCGGTGACCTGGTCCGCCACGACCGAAGTGGTTCCGAACGGCATCGCGCAGGCGGCCAATGGCGACGTTCTTGTCTATGGCTGGGATTCACTGCAGTCCTTCTCGACCCGGGTGGAGCGGTACGATCCGAGCGGTGCCCTGCTCTGGTCGCAACTGAACCCGGTCGCGTTCGGGCCGGCGTGGTCCGGTGCGGCGACCCTGAATGACGAGCTGCTGATCTTCCATGGCTTCGGGCTGGAGCGACGGCTCTCGCAGTTGGACGCATCGGGGAACCCGACCGCGACCATCACGAACCTGCCACCCGTCACTGACCTGGCCGCGGGCCCGGCAGGCGACCACTTCCTGGCGAGCACATCGCTGGGCAACGCGCCTTACAGCCACTTCATCCAACGGGTCAATGCACCGTTCAACCTGCTGCCGATCGAAGTGGTGGTCCAGGGCCTTCCCACGCAGGAGCGCATCCGGTCCATGGTGGTCGATGCCGGCGGCCATTTCCTCTTGACCGGATCACGGCGCACACCGGGGAACGACTCGGACCGCATCGTGATGTACGAGGTGGATGCGAACTACCAACTGGTCCGGACCCTGCTGCTCGATCCCGGCGAACTGGGCACGCATCCCACGTGGAGCAGCGCGGGGCATTGCCTGACCGTATGCCCGGACGGCGGGGTGGTCCTGGGGGGCATTGCGGACGATGACGACGCCGGGAACCAGTTCGCGACCGGGTACTACGCGAAGATCATGGATACGACATCGCTCTCGATCAACGCTTCCGGAGGAACAACGAGCCTCGGGATCGCACCGAACCCGAGCGATGGTCGAACCTCGATCATCGTTCCAAGCGATGCCCCCTGGGGCTGCTCCCTGGAGGTGCGTGACGCCGTGGGACGGGTGGTCCATCGAACGGCATCGCACCGCGGTGCGCAGGTCCTGGACCTGTCCCATCTCGCGAAAGGCATCTACCCCGTTGCGCTGATCACGCGCTCAGGCCGGCTCCTCAACAGCGGCCGCATCGTGATCCCGTAG
- a CDS encoding nucleotidyltransferase domain-containing protein, with product MHLNEQTLVQLRTYFAGQPVKQAFLFGFFARGAADDRSDVDILVELDHTRPIGLHFIQMGLDLEALLSRSVDLVTTKGLSPHVKPYVDRDKQLIHARG from the coding sequence ATGCATTTGAACGAGCAGACATTGGTGCAACTGAGAACCTATTTCGCGGGTCAGCCCGTGAAGCAGGCTTTCCTGTTCGGTTTCTTCGCACGCGGCGCAGCCGATGACCGCAGCGACGTGGACATCCTCGTGGAACTGGACCACACCCGTCCGATCGGTTTGCACTTCATCCAAATGGGCCTCGATCTGGAAGCCTTGCTTTCCCGGTCCGTGGACCTGGTGACGACCAAAGGCCTGAGCCCGCACGTGAAGCCTTACGTGGACCGCGACAAGCAACTGATCCATGCGCGCGGCTGA
- a CDS encoding rhodanese domain-containing protein yields MDPHRLRNLHRPDVLRARLEHERAPRTTLSFYRYVRLAEVEDLRNDLYMEWEALGVLGRVYIAPEGINAQVSVPTTDLERFRTALDARPAFAHVPWKIAVEDDGRSFLKLIVRVKKKIVADGLVDDAFDVTNVGEHLDAATFNRKMEEGALVIDMRNNYECLIGHFEGAYLPKADNFRGALEEVVEMLRQQDPPTPNDGTRTVNPLGRPATEPEILLYCTGGIRCEKASAYLKHQGFTKVSQLHGGIIDYARQLKAEGLKSKYLGQNFVFDERLAERITDDVVSTCMQCGTPSDRITNCHEATCNLLLVQCEACATKYADCCSPSCREIHQLPIEAQRAWRKGRSTRSTKTKAINDPEGLRRRIREEEELLALNGTLHPELSKISSNATQAS; encoded by the coding sequence GTGGATCCGCACCGCCTCCGCAACCTGCACCGTCCGGATGTCCTCCGCGCCCGCCTGGAGCACGAACGTGCGCCACGCACCACCCTCTCCTTCTATCGCTACGTGAGGCTGGCGGAGGTGGAGGACCTCCGCAACGACCTCTACATGGAATGGGAGGCCCTGGGCGTGCTGGGCCGCGTGTACATCGCCCCGGAAGGCATCAACGCACAGGTGAGCGTGCCCACGACCGACCTGGAGCGGTTCCGCACAGCGCTGGATGCACGCCCGGCGTTCGCGCACGTGCCGTGGAAGATCGCGGTCGAAGATGACGGCAGGAGTTTCCTGAAGCTGATCGTGCGGGTGAAGAAGAAGATCGTGGCCGACGGTCTGGTCGACGATGCCTTCGATGTGACCAACGTCGGCGAGCACCTGGATGCCGCCACCTTCAACCGGAAGATGGAGGAAGGCGCCCTGGTGATCGACATGCGCAACAACTACGAGTGCCTCATCGGGCATTTCGAGGGCGCCTACCTTCCCAAGGCCGACAACTTCCGCGGGGCCCTCGAGGAGGTGGTGGAGATGCTGCGCCAGCAGGATCCGCCAACGCCGAACGATGGCACCCGTACCGTCAACCCACTGGGTCGACCCGCTACGGAGCCCGAGATCCTGTTGTACTGCACCGGCGGCATCCGCTGCGAGAAGGCCAGTGCCTACCTCAAGCATCAAGGCTTCACCAAGGTGAGCCAATTGCACGGCGGCATCATCGACTACGCGCGCCAGCTGAAGGCCGAAGGCCTGAAAAGCAAGTACCTCGGCCAGAACTTCGTGTTCGACGAGCGGCTGGCCGAGCGCATCACAGACGATGTGGTGAGCACCTGCATGCAGTGCGGCACCCCCAGCGACCGCATCACCAACTGCCACGAGGCCACCTGCAACCTGCTGCTGGTGCAATGTGAAGCGTGCGCAACGAAATACGCCGACTGCTGCTCCCCCAGCTGCCGCGAGATCCACCAGCTGCCGATCGAAGCTCAGCGCGCCTGGCGCAAGGGCCGCAGTACCCGCAGCACGAAGACCAAGGCCATCAACGACCCCGAAGGCCTGCGCCGCCGCATCCGCGAAGAGGAGGAGCTGCTCGCGCTGAACGGCACGCTGCATCCGGAGTTGAGCAAGATCAGCTCCAACGCCACGCAAGCTTCCTAA
- a CDS encoding type II toxin-antitoxin system VapC family toxin: protein MSVLLDTHVLLWFQSLDKRLSRELRERIETADEDFYISHVTFWEIAIKTSIGKLTLDRDLASTYRLVHEAGFLVLPLREEHFLAASPLPLHHRDPFDRMLIAQAKTEGMHLLTADPHFAAYGVPVIAA, encoded by the coding sequence ATGAGCGTGTTGCTCGACACGCATGTGCTGCTCTGGTTCCAGTCGTTGGATAAGCGCCTGTCCCGCGAGTTGCGCGAGCGCATTGAAACAGCCGACGAGGATTTCTACATCAGCCACGTGACCTTCTGGGAGATCGCGATCAAGACCTCGATCGGCAAGCTTACCCTGGACCGTGATCTGGCATCCACCTACCGCTTGGTCCATGAAGCCGGGTTTCTCGTCCTTCCGCTCCGTGAAGAGCATTTCCTAGCTGCTTCGCCGCTACCCCTCCACCACCGCGATCCCTTCGACCGGATGCTGATCGCCCAGGCGAAAACCGAGGGCATGCACCTGCTCACGGCGGATCCGCATTTCGCAGCTTATGGGGTGCCGGTGATCGCTGCCTGA
- the hppD gene encoding 4-hydroxyphenylpyruvate dioxygenase codes for MSTGLKDVDYGLEKIMKEAEDFLPLWGTDYVELYVGNAKQSAHYYKTAWGFQSVAYAGLETGVKDRTSYVLQQDKIRLVLTTPMTPESPINDHIRKHGDGVKVIALWVPDAKKAWEETTKRGAKSFMEPVREEDEHGYVVRSGIHTYGETVHIFVERNEYKGPFMPGYKAWKSHYNPPPTGLKFIDHMVGNVGWGEMNKWVEFYAKVMGFAQLVSFDDKDISTEYTALMSKVMSNGNGRIKFPINEPAEGKKKSQIEEYIEFYNGAGVQHIAVATNNIIETVSALKDRGVEFLYVPPTYYDDVLDRVGEIDEDLAVLKEHGVLVDRDDEGYLLQLFTKPVLDRPTMFFEIIQRKGAKSFGKGNFKALFEAIEREQENRGTL; via the coding sequence ATGTCCACCGGTTTGAAAGACGTCGATTACGGCCTGGAGAAGATCATGAAGGAGGCCGAGGACTTCCTTCCCCTCTGGGGCACGGACTACGTGGAGCTCTACGTGGGCAACGCCAAGCAGAGCGCGCACTACTACAAGACCGCCTGGGGCTTCCAGAGCGTGGCCTACGCCGGCCTGGAGACGGGCGTAAAGGACCGCACCAGCTACGTGCTGCAGCAGGACAAGATCCGCCTGGTGCTCACCACCCCGATGACGCCCGAGAGCCCGATCAACGACCACATCCGCAAGCACGGCGACGGCGTGAAGGTGATCGCCCTGTGGGTGCCCGACGCGAAGAAGGCCTGGGAGGAGACCACCAAGCGCGGCGCCAAGAGCTTCATGGAGCCCGTGCGCGAGGAGGATGAGCACGGCTACGTGGTGCGCAGCGGCATCCACACCTACGGGGAGACGGTGCACATCTTCGTGGAGCGCAACGAGTACAAGGGGCCCTTCATGCCCGGCTACAAGGCGTGGAAGAGCCACTACAACCCGCCGCCCACCGGCCTGAAGTTCATCGACCACATGGTGGGCAACGTGGGCTGGGGCGAGATGAACAAATGGGTGGAGTTCTACGCCAAGGTGATGGGCTTCGCGCAGCTGGTGAGCTTCGACGACAAGGACATCAGCACCGAGTACACCGCGCTGATGAGCAAGGTGATGAGCAACGGCAACGGCCGCATCAAGTTCCCGATCAACGAGCCGGCCGAGGGCAAGAAGAAGAGCCAGATCGAGGAGTACATCGAGTTCTACAACGGCGCGGGCGTGCAGCACATCGCGGTGGCCACCAACAACATCATCGAAACGGTGAGCGCGTTGAAGGACCGCGGCGTGGAGTTCCTCTACGTGCCCCCCACCTACTACGACGATGTGCTGGACCGCGTGGGCGAGATCGACGAGGACCTGGCGGTGCTGAAGGAGCACGGCGTGCTGGTGGACCGCGACGACGAGGGCTATCTGCTGCAGCTGTTCACCAAGCCGGTGCTGGACCGCCCCACGATGTTCTTCGAGATCATCCAGCGCAAGGGCGCCAAGAGCTTCGGCAAGGGCAACTTCAAGGCACTGTTCGAGGCGATCGAAAGAGAACAGGAGAACCGAGGCACACTTTGA
- a CDS encoding NAD-dependent epimerase/dehydratase family protein, with amino-acid sequence MSKRILVIGSSGQIGTELVEGLRARFGSENVVASDIKEPQVKQDGPFAMVDAMDRRGIERIIDKHGITEVYLLAALLSATAEKDPAFAWKLNMEGLFIVLELAREGKLRRVYWPSSIAVFGPTTPKDGTPQRTVTEPTTVYGISKLAGEGWCQYYHQRYGVDVRSIRYPGLIGWKSAPGGGTTDYAVHIFHEAIKHGTYTSFLGPESTLPMMYMPDAIRATIDLMEAPAEQVKVRTSYNLAGFSFNPEQIAAEVRRHIPGFTMAYAPDHRQAIADSWPRSIDDSAARADWGWKPHYDLKAMVDDMMANLKGRVG; translated from the coding sequence ATGTCCAAGAGGATCCTGGTGATCGGCAGTTCGGGCCAGATCGGCACCGAGCTGGTTGAAGGCCTGCGGGCCCGCTTCGGCAGTGAGAACGTGGTGGCCTCCGACATCAAGGAGCCACAAGTAAAGCAGGACGGCCCCTTCGCCATGGTGGACGCCATGGACCGCCGCGGCATCGAGCGCATCATCGACAAGCACGGCATCACGGAGGTCTACCTCCTCGCCGCCCTGCTGAGCGCAACCGCCGAGAAGGACCCCGCCTTCGCCTGGAAGCTGAACATGGAGGGCCTCTTCATCGTGCTCGAACTGGCGCGCGAGGGCAAGTTGAGACGGGTGTACTGGCCCAGCAGCATCGCCGTGTTCGGGCCCACCACACCCAAGGACGGCACGCCCCAGCGCACGGTGACCGAGCCCACCACGGTGTACGGCATCAGCAAGCTGGCCGGCGAGGGCTGGTGCCAGTACTACCACCAGCGCTACGGGGTGGACGTGCGGAGCATCCGCTACCCCGGCCTCATCGGCTGGAAGAGCGCGCCCGGTGGCGGCACCACGGACTATGCGGTGCACATCTTCCACGAGGCCATCAAGCACGGCACCTACACCAGCTTCCTCGGCCCGGAGAGCACCCTGCCGATGATGTACATGCCCGACGCCATCCGCGCCACCATCGACCTCATGGAGGCCCCGGCGGAGCAGGTGAAGGTGCGCACCAGCTACAACCTGGCCGGCTTCAGCTTCAACCCCGAACAGATCGCCGCCGAGGTGCGCCGGCATATCCCGGGCTTCACCATGGCCTATGCCCCGGACCATCGGCAGGCCATCGCCGACAGCTGGCCCCGCAGCATCGACGACAGCGCCGCCCGCGCCGATTGGGGCTGGAAACCGCACTACGACCTGAAGGCCATGGTGGACGACATGATGGCCAACCTCAAGGGGCGCGTGGGCTGA
- a CDS encoding nucleotidyl transferase AbiEii/AbiGii toxin family protein: MRDAVNVQALQFVAEGLKDLRDQVVFVGGAVVSLYADDPGADTPRPTSDIDLVIEVAGYAAYAQLEQRLAQLGFHHTPEEMVNCRYRFHGVTVDIMPTDVPALMPTNRWYLPGMRHAVRMALPDGSRLAVLTVPYFLGTKFEAHKGRGRDLRTSKDLEDIVFILDARLRLEEEVATAPAEIRDYLRREAQALLKDPAAREAIAGHLSPQIATERTAVLMERLRVLARE, translated from the coding sequence ATGCGCGACGCCGTGAACGTCCAGGCCCTGCAGTTCGTGGCCGAGGGCTTGAAGGACCTGCGCGATCAAGTGGTCTTCGTGGGCGGGGCGGTGGTCAGCCTCTACGCCGACGATCCCGGCGCTGATACGCCGCGCCCAACGTCGGACATCGACCTGGTGATCGAAGTGGCGGGCTATGCGGCCTATGCGCAACTGGAGCAGCGCCTCGCGCAACTCGGCTTCCACCATACGCCGGAGGAAATGGTCAACTGCCGCTACCGCTTTCATGGTGTCACGGTGGACATCATGCCCACCGATGTGCCTGCGCTGATGCCGACCAACCGCTGGTACCTGCCGGGTATGCGGCATGCAGTGCGCATGGCCCTGCCCGATGGGAGCAGGCTGGCCGTGCTCACCGTACCCTACTTCCTGGGCACCAAGTTCGAGGCGCACAAAGGCCGTGGCCGGGACCTGCGCACCAGCAAGGATCTCGAGGACATCGTGTTCATCCTTGATGCCCGCTTGCGGTTGGAAGAGGAAGTGGCCACAGCTCCGGCAGAGATCCGTGACTACCTAAGGCGCGAGGCCCAAGCCTTGTTGAAGGATCCCGCAGCCCGCGAAGCCATCGCCGGACATCTCTCGCCGCAGATCGCCACGGAGCGGACGGCGGTGTTGATGGAGCGATTGCGGGTGCTGGCCAGGGAGTGA
- a CDS encoding homogentisate 1,2-dioxygenase: MPIYHSLGKIPHKRHTVFKNGKDRIYYEQLFGTIGFDGMSSLLYHIHRPTQVKALGKPKDLTPKIAVEKNMRSLRLHGFKARPEKDHLVARKPILVNSDVAIVLAAPQAKSVDYFYKNTDCDEVIFIHKGSGTLRTFLGNIDFKYGDYLVIPRGMIYTLEFKDSDNRLFIVESHRPVYTPKRYRNWFGQLLEHSPYCERDIRRPKKLETIDKKGDFVIKVKKQGLLHELVYATHPFDVVGWDGYNYPYAFSIHDFEPLTGRVHQPPPVHQTFETDAFVICSFVPRLYDYHPQAIPAPYNHSNIDADEVLYYVDGEFMSRNDIGPGHISLHPAGIPHGPHPGAMERSIGQKETNELAVMVDTFRPLMVTEEALKIDDGKYWKSWLE, encoded by the coding sequence ATGCCCATCTACCACAGCCTCGGCAAGATCCCGCACAAGCGGCACACCGTGTTCAAGAACGGCAAGGACCGCATCTACTACGAGCAGCTCTTCGGCACCATCGGCTTCGATGGCATGAGCTCCCTGCTCTACCACATCCACCGCCCCACGCAGGTGAAGGCCCTCGGCAAGCCCAAGGACCTCACGCCCAAGATCGCCGTGGAGAAGAACATGCGCTCCCTGCGCCTGCACGGCTTCAAGGCCAGGCCCGAGAAGGACCACCTCGTAGCGCGCAAGCCCATCCTGGTGAACAGCGACGTGGCCATCGTGCTCGCCGCCCCGCAGGCGAAGAGCGTGGACTACTTCTACAAGAACACCGACTGCGACGAGGTCATCTTCATCCACAAGGGCAGCGGCACGCTCCGCACCTTCCTCGGCAACATCGATTTCAAGTACGGCGACTACCTGGTGATCCCCCGCGGGATGATCTACACCCTGGAGTTCAAGGACAGTGACAACCGACTCTTCATCGTGGAGAGCCACCGGCCGGTGTACACGCCGAAGCGCTACCGCAACTGGTTCGGCCAGCTGCTGGAGCACTCGCCCTACTGCGAGCGCGACATCCGCCGCCCGAAGAAGCTGGAGACCATCGACAAGAAGGGCGACTTCGTCATCAAGGTGAAGAAGCAGGGCCTGCTGCACGAGCTCGTCTACGCCACGCACCCCTTCGACGTGGTGGGCTGGGACGGCTACAACTACCCCTACGCCTTCAGCATCCACGACTTCGAGCCCCTTACCGGCCGCGTGCACCAGCCGCCTCCCGTGCACCAGACCTTCGAGACGGACGCCTTCGTGATCTGCAGCTTCGTGCCCCGCCTGTACGACTACCACCCGCAGGCCATCCCCGCACCTTACAACCACAGCAACATCGACGCGGACGAGGTGCTCTACTACGTGGACGGTGAGTTCATGAGCCGCAACGACATCGGTCCCGGCCACATCAGTTTGCACCCCGCCGGCATCCCCCACGGCCCGCACCCCGGCGCCATGGAGCGCAGCATCGGCCAGAAGGAGACCAACGAGCTTGCCGTGATGGTGGACACCTTCCGACCGTTGATGGTGACGGAGGAGGCGCTGAAGATCGACGATGGGAAGTATTGGAAGAGCTGGTTGGAGTGA